In one Fundulus heteroclitus isolate FHET01 chromosome 3, MU-UCD_Fhet_4.1, whole genome shotgun sequence genomic region, the following are encoded:
- the fkbp14 gene encoding peptidyl-prolyl cis-trans isomerase FKBP14, whose protein sequence is MVPFPRCYLLPSLFLFVTGGKLPEPDVNIEVIHKPFMCHRKSKYGDMLLVHYEGFLESNGTMFHSSRKHGDKNPVWFTLGLREVLKGWDKGLQDMCAGERRKLTVPPSLAYGKEGQGKIPPSSTLIFDIELMEIRNGPRSHESFRDMDLNDDWKLSRQEVKQYLKREFEKHGYSPNDTHHEVMVEDIFKNEDEDKDGFISVREFTSVHDEL, encoded by the exons atGGTGCCGTTTCCTCGTTGTTATTTATTGCCATCACTGTTCCTTTTTGTCactggaggaaaactccccGAGCCCGACGTGAACATCGAGGTGATACACAAACCTTTCATGTGTCACAGAAAGTCAAAGTATGGAGACATGCTTCTTGTTCATTACGAGGGATTCCTGGAGAGCAATGGCACTATGTTCCATTCCAG CCGCAAACATGGGGATAAAAATCCAGTCTGGTTCACTCTTGGGCTCCGAGAGGTGCTTAAAGGTTGGGATAAAGGTCTGCAGGACATGTGTGCCGGAGAGCGCAGGAAGCTGACCGTCCCTCCATCACTGGCATACGGCAAGGAAGGACAAG GTAAGATTCCTCCCAGCAGTACCCTGATTTTTGACATTGAGCTCATGGAGATCCGAAACGGTCCCAGGTCCCACGAGTCTTTCCGGGACATGGATCTCAACGACGACTGGAAACTCTCTCGACAGGAG GTGAAGCAGTACTTGAAGAGGGAATTTGAAAAGCACGGCTACTCGCCTAATGACACACATCATGAGGTGATGGTCGAGGACATCTTCAAAAACGAGGACGAGGACAAAGACGGCTTTATATCGGTCAGGGAGTTCACTTCAGTCCATGATGAGCTCTGA